The Brachyhypopomus gauderio isolate BG-103 unplaced genomic scaffold, BGAUD_0.2 sc96, whole genome shotgun sequence genome has a window encoding:
- the rreb1b gene encoding LOW QUALITY PROTEIN: ras-responsive element-binding protein 1 (The sequence of the model RefSeq protein was modified relative to this genomic sequence to represent the inferred CDS: deleted 2 bases in 1 codon) — protein MCSVKNAGQTNGGAELASSSSSPKTPSKSPSANRTGRRNQEVKERSNFLCPLCDKNCATQHQLTMHIRQHNTDSGGTDHSCSICGKALSSASSLDRHMLVHSGERPYKCSVCGQTFTTNGNMHRHMKIHDKDPNGVPASSPASPNKRRRPSAKRKPSIEDDGEKNSEPPNKKQSGDQELVKREEELLYCPVCFKTFICKYGLESHMETHPDNTLRCNLCCISFRTHRGLLRHNSVIHKQLPTDPSGKPFIQSNPCIPLGFSDLSFIDFSCLKFPQIAQVWCETNLRRCSSKFHRFVCEVCNKAFPLQVSLDLHTGSHIAGEDASAEPQNQEASATEDVSTDGSGAVNSNGIGEPVPHEDPHSVNGKEGFMESLGLQLSSLAKPERSEEEIQQEILDSIHFIRVEPTATNLPQETSGSLGLCLLDPGSIQGLNKSAGLSLLSIQPLQGGLVVRPVSSPAGVELADIQQILKMAASMPSQVTLPLLPKSPGSPLQADTRQMTSLKPKPPVTPRSSMGTSTPPPHVMNAQQASSGCISPGLPPPAGHLLVSSKQSSDSSSSSDSSSPTNWENAHLEPDGTVATITTYNTTTENIKQEDIGVKEKDIRTSGGKKLSKTEYPCRFCTQVFSFPGGLQAHMRHHLGVSPYQCSICTYAAPDNATLMRHLRTHSGERPYVCRLCHYPFTVKANCERHLRKKHMKNTRKEIEKNIEYVTTSSNVSGFIGGTTQDLMDSPGSGNTSCRYCGEDLKSYRALQIHLRTHNGCQRKPFECRQCGAAFLAKRNCINHLLKQHPEVPEREIEEHINTLVPVTSTVVDNSLALASNGVPHTVQSEPGKQDLSTSSGADDQDQPLDFSSKALKPFSSKVKLDTTPSSLLSLNECSMEPIDLSIPKDPEGKKVKREPVNTTSWHPQEVKREPPSPNTDRSSGKDSGIQAPLPLSTTSPASTLTGDLTKLPTTRLKPLLPKPAAATSSSEMPPLASIAQIISSVSAAPVLLKSGIKTEKSDRVMLGDRLNEKKCSSATVKAEPMFRGSSLYISKRRGRKRSYKPDVLAAEAVGGIDLESSGEFPSVEKMLATTDANKFSPYLQSRQVDSSKDESEKEKQSASEEEKEGREDSQKVRPQGKGKKNAYSNSVQKMKCPYCPRVFPWTSSLQRHMLTHTGQKPFPCPQCDAFFSTKSNCERHLLRKHGVSNRSTLQSAGPHPKPKADEGSTGSTEGVSDTDPAVLGDTASPKKEGDTTAGDGASTEQRSHPDAQQTEDESDLDGSPSAACDTTNKETSENDEDSQSNKSLDIDFASKLIDFKLGGSDQEQAEGSEPLAEPESAAPEEFPHTCTTCKKTFRHAVTLGRHQKIHLQESQLVDRGRKGRPQLSESSLPSSPGTSPRNEPEEKRTSDKEESGSAPESGAEEEEEKEEQKEERSDEEEEGSSSDLRGLEEDNEMAGGRSDKRKKICSVCNKRFWSLQDLTRHMRSHTGERPYKCQTCERTFTLKHSLVRHQRIHQKAPESQGAEGSDDPEDAGGARDAGHVDEEVPCSSGSENEVAAPPETQPENQETSQTQEGQGETPEEPTEKQQAADKDDGVLEEKGSTEELSKERQTKEPQDEEAEAESDVNASSDPNSAGDPQPKVMDVPCVMGTPGATVV, from the exons GCACATGAAAATTCACGACAAAGACCCAAACGGTGTTCCCGCCTCCAGCCCCGCCTCCCCAAACAAGCGACGAAGACCTTCAGCCAAGAGGAAGCCCAGCATAGAGGACGACGGGGAGAAAAATAGTGAACCACCAAATAAAAAG CAGTCAGGAGATCAAGAGCTTGTCAAACGCGAAGAGGAACTTCTGTACTGTCCTGTCTGCTTCAAGACCTTCATCTGTAAATACGGCTTGGAGTCGCACATGGAGACGCACCCCGACAACACTCTCAG GTGTAACCTGTGCTGCATCAGCTTCCGCACACACCGAGGTCTTCTTCGCCACAATTCCGTTATTCATAAGCAACTGCCCACCGATCCCTCAGGGAAACCTTTCATCCAGAGCAACCCTTGCATTCCCCTGGGCTTCAGTGACCTGTCCTTCATTGACTTTTCCTGCCTCAAGTTTCCCCAAATTGCACAG gtCTGGTGTGAGACAAACCTACGACGCTGCTCTAGCAAGTTCCATAGGTTTGTATGTGAGGTCTGCAACAAGGCCTTTCCTCTTCAGGTTTCTCTGGATCTACACACGGGTTCACATATAGCCGGTGAAGATGCCTCGGCTGAACCCCAGAACCAAGAAGCCAGTGCCACTGAAGACGTATCTACAGACGGCTCAGGTGCTGTGAATTCCAACGGGATAGGCGAGCCAGTGCCACACGAGGACCCCCATTCTGTAAATGGGAAGGAAGGCTTCATGGAATCACTTGGTCTTCAGCTTTCTTCACTGGCCAAACCTGAGCGGTCTGAGGAGGAGATACAGCAAGAAATCTTAGACAGCATCCATTTTATTCGTGTTGAGCCGACTGCAACAAATCTACCTCAGGAGACCAGTGGCAGTCTTGGCCTTTGTCTTCTAGACCCTGGCTCTATTCAAGGATTAAACAAGAGCGCTGGACTCAGCCTACTGTCAATACAGCCGCTTCAGGGCGGTTTGGTTGTCCGGCCTGTCAGCAGCCCAGCTGGAGTAGAGCTGGCTGACATCCAGCAGATCCTTAAGATGGCTGCATCTATGCCGTCCCAGGTAACTTTGCCACTGCTGCCGAAATCTCCCGGAAGTCCTCTGCAGGCCGACACCAGACAGATGACTTCTCTCAAACCCAAACCACCAGTGACTCCTCGGTCCAGCATGGgaacctccacacctccccctCATGTTATGAATGCCCAGCAGGCCTCCTCAGGTTGCATCAGCCCTGGCTTGCCACCTCCTGCTGGCCATCTGCTCGTGTCTTCCAAGCAGTCCTCAgactcttcatcctcctcagaCTCTTCTTCTCCCACCAACTGGGAAAACGCCCATCTGGAGCCAGATGGCACTGTAGCAACAAttacaacatacaacacaacCACTGAAAATATCAAGCAGGAAGATATTGGGGTTAAAGAGAAAGACATAAGAACATCGGGTGGAAAGAAACTCTCAAAGACGGAATACCCTTGTCGTTTCTGTACACAAGTCTTCTCCTTTCCAGGAGGACTTCAGGCTCATATGCGCCATCACCTGGGAGTGTCTCCATACCAGTGTAGCATCTGCACATACGCTGCACCAGACAATGCCACGCTAATGCGCCATTTACGAACGCACAGCGGTGAGCGCCCATACGTTTGCCGACTATGTCACTACCCTTTCACCGTCAAGGCGAACTGTGAGCGTCACCTGCGCAAGAAACACATGAAAAACACTCGGAAAGAGATTGAAAAGAACATTGAGTATGTGACCACCTCCTCGAACGTAAGTGGATTCATTGGTGGTACTACGCAAGACCTCATGGATTCACCTGGTAGTGGCAACACATCGTGCCGCTATTGCGGAGAAGACCTGAAAAGCTACAGAGCTCTCCAGATCCACCTGCGGACTCACAACGGATGCCAGAGGAAACCCTTTGAATGTCGTCAGTGTGGGGCGGCTTTCCTCGCCAAACGGAACTGCATTAATCACTTGCTTAAGCAACACCCAGAAGTTCCAGAGAGGGAGATTGAGGAACACATAAACACTTTAGTTCCCGTCACCTCTACCGTCGTGGACAACTCCCTTGCTTTAGCTTCAAATGGGGTTCCACACACGGTTCAGTCCGAGCCTGGCAAGCAGGACCTCAGCACCTCCTCCGGAGCTGACGACCAGGACCAGCCTTTAGACTTTTCCAGCAAGGCTTTGAAACCTTTTAGTTCAAAGGTTAAACTAGACACGACTCCTTCCTCCCTGCTGTCATTGAACGAATGCTCGATGGAGCCCATCGACCTCTCCATCCCTAAAGATCCAGAAGGGAAGAAGGTAAAGAGAGAACCAGTCAATACCACATCATGGCATCCCCAGGAGGTAAAGAGAGAACCTCCTTCCCCAAACACAGACAGGTCCTCAGGAAAGGACTCTGGGATCCAGGCACCACTGCCACTATCTACCACCAGCCCTGCTTCCACACTCACAGGTGACTTAACCAAGCTCCCCACCACACGCCTGAAGCCACTGCTGCCCAAACCAGCTGCTGCCACCAGTTCTTCCGAGATGCCACCCCTGGCTTCCATCGCCCAGATCATCTCCTCTGTGTCTGCTGCACCTGTGCTGCTCAAGTCGGGGATAAAAACTGAGAAAAGTGACAGAGTGATGCTTGGTGACAGACTAAACGAGAAGAAGTGTTCCTCCGCCACCGTTAAAGCCGAGCCCATGTTCAGAGGTTCTTCCCTTTATATCTCAAAGAGGAGGGGCAGGAAGAGGTCCTACAAGCCGGATGTGTTGGCAGCAGAAGCTGTGGGCGGGATTGACCTGGAGTCTAGCGGGGAGTTTCCAAGCGTGGAGAAGATGTTGGCAACTACCGATGCAAATAAGTTTAGCCCATATTTACAGTCTAGGCAGGTGGACTCGTCAAAGGACgagtcagaaaaagagaaacagTCTGCCAgtgaagaagagaaagaaggaaGAGAGGACTCGCAAAAGGTTCGGCCACAAGGCAAAGGGAAGAAGAACGCCTACTCGAACTCGGTGCAGAAGATGAAATGTCCCTATTGCCCCCGTGTGTTTCCGTGGACCAGTTCTTTACAGAGGcacatgctaacacacacag GGCAAAAGCCATTCCCGTGTCCCCAGTGTGACGCATTCTTCTCCACCAAGTCTAACTGTGAGCGCCACCTACTGCGTAAACATGGTGTATCCAATCGCAGCACACTACAGAGTGCCGGGCCACACCCCAAGCCCAAGGCTGATGAGGGGTCAACGGGAAGCACAG AGGGTGTTTCTGATACTGATCCTGCTGTGCTTGGAGACACTGCCAGTCCAAAAAAGGAGGGCGACACCACAGCTGGTGACGGGGCCTCCACGGAGCAACGGAGCCACCCAGACGCACAGCAGACGGAGGACGAGAGCGACCTGGACGGCTCCCCGTCAGCTGCGTGCGACACCACGAACAAGGAAACGTCCGAGAATGACGAAGACTCTCAGAGCAACAAGAGCCTGGATATCGACTTTGCCAGCAAGCTCATAGACTTCAAGCTCGGCGGATCCGACCAGGAGCAGGCCGAGGGCTCAGAACCTCTAGCGGAACCAGAGAGCGCCGCACCGGAGGAGTTtcctcacacctgcaccacctgcAAGAAGACCTTCCGCCACGCGGTCACCCTCGGACGGCACCAGAAAATCCACCTGCAGGAAAGCCAGCTGGTGGATCGAGGCAGGAAGGGTAGGCCGCAGCTTTCTGAGTCCAGCTTACCATCCAGCCCTGGCACGTCCCCGAGAAATGAGCCAGAGGAGAAGAGGACCTCGGATAAAGAGGAGAGTGGCAGCGCCCCGGAGAGCGgagcagaggaggaagaggagaaggaggagcagAAAGAGGAGCGAAGTGACGAAGAGGAAGAGGGCAGCTCTTCAGACCTCAGGGGTTTGGAGGAGGACAACGAGATGGCAGGAGGCAGAAGTGACAAGAGGAAGAAAATCTGTAGTGTGTGCAACAAACGCTTTTGGAGCCTTCAAGACCTGACGAGACACATGCGTTCACATACTG GAGAAAGGCCATATAAGTGCCAAACGTGTGAACGGACCTTCACCCTGAAGCACAGCCTGGTGAGGCATCAGCGTATCCACCAGAAGGCCCCAGAGAGCCAAGGCGCAGAGGGCTCGGACGACCCTGAAGACGCCGGTGGAGCGAGAGACGCCGGCCACGTGGATGAGGAGGTGCCGTGCTCCTCCGGGAGCGAGAACGAGGTGGCCGCGCCTCCCGAAACTCAACCTGAGAATCAGGagacctcccagacgcaggaggGACAAGGAGAAACACCAGAGGAACCCACGGAGAAGCAACAGGCAGCCGACAAAGATGATGGCGTCCTAGAGGAGAAAGGTTCCACAGAGGAACTTTCCAAGGAACGTCAAACCAAGGAACCTCAGGATGAGGAAGCTGAAGCAGAGTCTGATGTGAACGCCTCCTCAGATCCCAACTCGGCTGGAGATCCACAGCCCAAAGTGATGGATGTTCCTTGTGTCATGGGAACCCCAGGGGCTACCGTTGTATAA